From Paenibacillus sp. V4I7, one genomic window encodes:
- a CDS encoding mannitol-1-phosphate 5-dehydrogenase, with translation MKAVHFGAGNIGRGFIGLILSQAGYEVIFSDVNDSLVELLKERKSYTVRLANENKETLTVSNVTAINGKNLDDVARAVAEADLVTTAVGVSILKHIAPGIAKGIEMRIERGAAPLHIIACENAIGGSTQLKEHMYTHLREDLRNKVDASIVFPDAAVDRIVPIQHNEDPLQVTVEPFYEWVVDESQMLEGFHRIDGIHFVKHLEPYIERKLFTVNTGHCSAAYLGYLHGFKTIQDAMANSQIASLVRHVMHETGALLIKKHGFDPAQHEQYIDKILNRFINPHLIDEVTRVGRSPIRKLSSNDRLVRPALQAFELGMKPTYSAMAMAAAFLFKDQEDPEAAQIQADLRKLGVAQTITKYTTITEDHLIHEMIKTQYEQLQQSDLS, from the coding sequence ATGAAGGCTGTCCATTTTGGTGCAGGAAACATCGGCAGGGGGTTCATTGGATTAATTTTGTCCCAAGCCGGTTATGAGGTGATCTTCTCCGATGTGAATGATAGCTTGGTAGAGCTACTGAAGGAGAGGAAGTCATATACTGTACGCTTAGCTAATGAAAATAAAGAAACGTTGACCGTTTCTAATGTTACAGCGATTAATGGTAAGAACTTAGATGATGTAGCTAGAGCCGTTGCTGAGGCTGATTTGGTTACAACAGCAGTGGGTGTCAGCATTCTGAAGCATATTGCGCCCGGCATCGCCAAAGGCATTGAAATGCGAATCGAACGCGGCGCGGCGCCGCTTCACATTATTGCGTGTGAGAATGCGATTGGCGGTAGTACGCAGCTCAAAGAACACATGTACACTCATCTTCGTGAAGATCTACGTAATAAAGTAGACGCAAGCATCGTATTTCCTGATGCTGCTGTCGATCGGATTGTTCCAATCCAACATAATGAAGACCCGCTGCAAGTTACGGTTGAGCCCTTCTACGAATGGGTTGTTGACGAGTCCCAAATGTTGGAGGGCTTCCATCGCATTGATGGTATCCATTTTGTGAAACATTTGGAGCCGTACATTGAGCGCAAGCTGTTTACCGTGAATACAGGACACTGCAGCGCTGCTTATCTTGGCTATTTACATGGCTTTAAGACGATTCAAGATGCGATGGCGAATTCACAAATTGCCTCGTTAGTGCGCCATGTGATGCATGAGACCGGCGCCTTGCTTATCAAAAAGCACGGCTTCGATCCTGCTCAGCATGAGCAGTATATCGATAAAATATTGAACAGATTCATAAACCCCCATTTGATTGACGAGGTTACGCGGGTAGGAAGATCACCGATTCGCAAGTTATCCAGCAATGATCGTCTTGTTCGTCCTGCTTTGCAGGCCTTTGAGCTTGGGATGAAACCGACCTATTCAGCTATGGCAATGGCCGCCGCTTTCTTATTTAAGGATCAGGAAGATCCTGAAGCCGCCCAGATTCAAGCTGATTTGCGAAAGCTCGGAGTTGCTCAAACGATAACGAAGTATACGACTATCACTGAAGACCATCTGATACATGAGATGATTAAAACCCAATATGAACAATTACAACAATCAGATCTTTCATGA
- a CDS encoding aldo/keto reductase, with the protein MEKRSFGSTGQQFPILSFGAQRIVDEHQCTEDEAIQIVNRAIDEGITYFDTAPSYSDGQSEERLGKALARDGRRKDVWIATKTHDRTRDGSLKLLEASLKRLQTDHVEEWRLHNIMTMEELDQCFAKGGALEALLEAKEQGMIKHISISGHTNPRVQLKAIELCDSFDSALVALSAADHLIYSFAHEFLPKAVEKGVAIIGMKVMALGKLAPWYEKALQYTFSLPISTAIVGMESMAQLEQNLAIAKSFKPMTELEQLEFLKEIAHLATPDVLRWKSTDWVSGEWYVRN; encoded by the coding sequence GTGGAGAAACGTTCGTTTGGTTCGACCGGGCAGCAATTTCCTATTCTGAGCTTTGGTGCTCAGCGCATTGTCGATGAACACCAGTGTACAGAAGATGAGGCGATTCAAATTGTAAATCGGGCAATTGACGAAGGAATCACCTATTTCGATACAGCACCAAGCTATTCGGATGGACAATCTGAGGAACGACTTGGCAAAGCGTTGGCACGCGATGGTCGAAGGAAAGATGTATGGATTGCTACCAAAACGCATGATCGAACAAGAGACGGTTCCCTGAAGCTGCTGGAAGCAAGTCTGAAGCGCCTGCAAACGGATCATGTCGAAGAATGGCGATTGCATAATATCATGACGATGGAGGAACTTGATCAGTGCTTCGCCAAAGGCGGAGCGCTAGAAGCGCTTCTTGAAGCCAAGGAACAAGGGATGATCAAGCATATCTCGATCAGCGGTCACACGAATCCTAGAGTTCAGTTGAAAGCGATTGAACTCTGTGACTCGTTCGACAGCGCGCTTGTTGCCTTATCCGCAGCAGATCATCTCATCTACAGCTTCGCTCATGAGTTTTTGCCTAAAGCGGTTGAGAAAGGTGTCGCTATCATCGGCATGAAGGTTATGGCGCTCGGTAAGCTGGCTCCTTGGTACGAGAAAGCACTCCAATATACGTTCTCGCTGCCGATATCTACCGCAATTGTCGGTATGGAATCCATGGCGCAGCTGGAACAAAATCTAGCCATCGCTAAGAGCTTCAAGCCGATGACTGAGCTGGAGCAGCTCGAATTTCTCAAAGAAATTGCCCATCTTGCTACCCCCGATGTGCTGCGTTGGAAATCAACCGATTGGGTGTCCGGTGAATGGTACGTACGTAATTAA
- the motA gene encoding flagellar motor stator protein MotA: MEKSSLIGIVLAFISIGVGMVLKGASLAALLNPAAALIIFGGTASALFIAFSMEEIKKIPTLLKIIFTEQKLMPKKELIETFIEWVSITRREGLLSLEKQAEELSDPFMKSGMRLIIDGNDADFVRDVLLEDIAEMETRHKKYASIFTQAGTYAPTLGVLGAVVGLIAALGNLSEVEKLGHLISAAFVATMFGIFLGYVIFHPFANKLKQKSKKEVEIKLMVVEGLLSIQSGVSANSVKQKMMIFVANSERASYDEDSKGAASQ; encoded by the coding sequence ATGGAGAAGTCATCACTAATCGGAATTGTTTTAGCCTTTATATCCATTGGTGTGGGTATGGTATTGAAAGGGGCAAGCCTGGCTGCACTGCTGAATCCTGCGGCTGCCTTAATTATTTTTGGTGGTACAGCATCGGCCTTATTTATCGCTTTTTCAATGGAAGAAATAAAGAAGATTCCGACCTTATTGAAAATTATTTTTACCGAACAGAAATTAATGCCTAAAAAAGAACTGATCGAAACATTCATCGAATGGGTATCCATTACACGTCGTGAAGGATTACTTTCCTTGGAAAAGCAAGCAGAAGAGCTGTCAGACCCTTTTATGAAAAGCGGCATGCGCCTCATTATTGATGGAAATGACGCAGATTTCGTACGTGACGTATTGCTCGAAGATATTGCGGAGATGGAAACAAGACATAAGAAATATGCAAGTATTTTTACGCAAGCAGGTACATATGCACCTACACTTGGGGTACTTGGCGCCGTTGTTGGGCTCATTGCTGCGCTTGGTAATTTGAGTGAAGTAGAGAAATTAGGTCATCTGATTTCAGCAGCCTTTGTTGCAACGATGTTCGGGATTTTCCTTGGGTACGTTATTTTTCACCCTTTTGCCAATAAGCTGAAGCAAAAGTCTAAGAAAGAAGTAGAAATTAAACTTATGGTCGTGGAAGGACTACTTTCCATTCAATCCGGTGTATCTGCCAATTCCGTGAAGCAAAAAATGATGATCTTCGTTGCCAATAGTGAACGAGCGTCATATGACGAAGATTCGAAGGGGGCCGCTTCGCAGTGA
- a CDS encoding BglG family transcription antiterminator, translating into MSLSNRNRQILELLMNRTEDITAGEIAAEINVSTRTVHRELSELETILAAYGLTLQKKSGKGIHLQAEPEKLEAFRRMLYGMMDIEFSAEDRKTMILCTLLQEDEPVKLFTLSHDLGVTVPTITHDLDELDSWIQKSDLILVRKRGYGVGLSGSEANKRRMIAQLAKDGLDEADLFGKNVNSHSPVTQRLLELIGKENFTKVEAALWLAEDEGLSELSEQDYTNLLIHISITIARIQQGRQIELHPEPYSLRLNKLLTHTIEQLSKVIPIELTTPEIFYLAELLEPKSIKHPNQLLSLEELSYMEIVWKLIRNMENSIAVRFSDDRSLREGLLSHLESALRRLQAGAIIRNPLLSQIKKDYEALFDAIRRAVDKTITEIAVPDEEIGFLVMHFGASIERQKQFRRNVKAILVCTSGIGTSKMLAVRLTKELPQIDIIGHASWFEAARIPEKEYDLIISTVDLPLDEDQYLKLSPLLTKEEAERLRLFIQNVTLQKEAGERGESPQDTDSTNRLHRIQHYINEIVSIIDQFTVYHIEQSFDSLRETLEVICEYVRHSGVIDEVELIVNLLLERECLSSQVIPDTGLALFHIRSEQVRKPSFTLFRLKDDLQLDQGMASDVKQLLLMLGPKELSKESLEVLSEISSFLLIPEMIELLKSGTQSEIKHFLSQELAAFLENKK; encoded by the coding sequence ATGAGCCTGTCTAACAGGAATCGTCAAATCCTAGAGCTGTTAATGAATCGAACAGAGGATATTACAGCAGGAGAAATCGCTGCAGAAATCAATGTAAGCACAAGAACGGTTCATAGGGAGCTGTCCGAGTTGGAGACGATTTTGGCAGCTTATGGATTAACTTTGCAAAAAAAATCAGGGAAAGGGATACATCTACAAGCAGAACCGGAAAAACTAGAGGCGTTCCGGCGAATGTTATATGGGATGATGGACATTGAATTTTCTGCCGAAGATCGTAAAACTATGATTCTTTGCACCTTACTGCAAGAAGATGAGCCTGTCAAGCTATTCACTTTGTCTCATGACTTAGGCGTAACAGTCCCAACCATCACGCACGATCTCGATGAGTTGGATAGCTGGATTCAGAAGTCTGACCTCATCCTTGTACGTAAAAGAGGGTATGGTGTTGGTTTGAGCGGTTCCGAGGCGAATAAACGCAGGATGATTGCACAGCTTGCCAAAGACGGTCTCGATGAAGCCGATCTATTTGGTAAGAATGTGAATTCGCATTCGCCAGTTACACAAAGATTGTTGGAACTCATTGGGAAAGAAAACTTTACTAAGGTGGAGGCCGCTCTTTGGCTTGCTGAAGATGAAGGTTTAAGTGAGCTATCCGAGCAGGATTACACCAATTTGCTTATTCATATTTCGATAACTATCGCTAGAATTCAGCAGGGTAGACAGATTGAACTTCACCCTGAACCTTACTCACTTCGCCTAAATAAGCTGCTTACGCATACGATTGAGCAGCTATCGAAGGTAATTCCAATTGAATTAACAACACCAGAAATTTTTTATTTAGCTGAATTACTGGAGCCCAAGTCAATCAAACATCCGAATCAGCTGCTTTCTTTGGAAGAACTAAGCTATATGGAAATCGTATGGAAGCTCATCCGGAACATGGAGAACAGCATCGCGGTCCGTTTCAGCGATGATCGTTCATTACGAGAGGGGCTGCTTAGCCATTTGGAGTCCGCTTTGAGGCGACTTCAAGCAGGAGCGATCATACGCAATCCGCTTTTATCGCAAATCAAGAAAGATTATGAAGCTCTATTTGATGCTATACGGAGAGCTGTAGATAAAACAATAACCGAAATTGCCGTACCTGATGAAGAAATAGGATTTCTGGTCATGCATTTCGGAGCTTCTATCGAGAGGCAAAAGCAATTCAGGCGTAACGTAAAAGCGATTCTCGTATGCACAAGTGGGATCGGGACTTCCAAAATGTTGGCCGTACGACTTACGAAGGAACTTCCGCAAATTGATATTATCGGTCATGCTTCTTGGTTTGAAGCAGCGCGCATCCCTGAAAAGGAATACGATTTGATTATATCAACAGTAGATTTGCCTTTGGACGAAGATCAGTACTTGAAGCTAAGCCCACTGTTAACTAAAGAAGAAGCCGAGCGATTAAGGCTATTTATTCAAAATGTTACGCTGCAAAAAGAAGCTGGAGAACGTGGTGAATCGCCTCAAGACACTGATTCAACGAACAGATTGCATCGTATTCAACACTATATTAACGAAATTGTCAGCATCATAGATCAATTCACGGTATATCACATCGAGCAATCCTTTGACAGCCTGAGAGAAACTCTGGAGGTCATTTGTGAATATGTTAGACACTCAGGTGTGATCGATGAAGTAGAACTAATCGTTAACCTGCTGCTTGAAAGAGAATGTTTAAGCAGTCAAGTTATCCCAGACACGGGGCTAGCCCTCTTTCACATTCGAAGCGAGCAGGTTAGGAAGCCTTCTTTCACATTGTTTCGATTAAAGGACGACCTGCAGTTAGACCAAGGTATGGCGTCAGACGTAAAGCAGCTCCTGCTCATGCTCGGTCCGAAGGAGCTTTCGAAAGAAAGCCTAGAAGTGCTCAGTGAAATAAGTTCTTTTCTATTGATTCCAGAAATGATCGAACTGTTGAAATCGGGGACGCAGTCTGAGATCAAGCATTTTTTATCCCAGGAACTCGCCGCCTTTTTAGAAAATAAAAAATAA
- the motB gene encoding flagellar motor protein MotB produces MSKKKKHEDHEEHIDETWLIPYADLLTLLLALFIILFASSQVDSKKYDSIMRSLNNAFSGGEAPFAMSNLIPIDDAANSTKNNNKNQNPPPKEESKTDSQLAAKLQKEEKDLKELKQSMDAYIKENNMSEQLTTKLDNEKLTITISDRALFDSGSATIKQESQKLAVSMSNLLGNYPGYEVEVAGHTDNIPIHRADFETNWDLSAKRAVNFMKILLNNSKIEPASYSSVGFGEYRPITENNTTEGRAKNRRVEVSILRNIKATDEIAK; encoded by the coding sequence GTGAGTAAAAAGAAGAAGCATGAGGATCATGAAGAACATATTGATGAAACCTGGCTCATTCCCTATGCGGATTTGCTTACCTTGCTTCTAGCCCTCTTTATCATTTTGTTTGCATCTAGTCAGGTGGATTCTAAGAAATACGATTCGATAATGCGGTCCTTGAACAATGCCTTCTCGGGGGGGGAAGCGCCCTTCGCGATGTCGAATTTGATTCCGATTGATGATGCGGCGAATTCTACCAAAAATAATAATAAGAACCAGAACCCTCCGCCGAAGGAAGAGAGTAAAACCGACAGTCAGCTGGCTGCCAAGCTGCAGAAGGAAGAGAAGGATCTCAAAGAGTTAAAGCAAAGCATGGATGCGTACATTAAAGAAAACAACATGAGTGAGCAGCTAACCACGAAGCTGGATAATGAGAAGCTGACCATTACGATTAGTGACCGTGCACTGTTTGATTCAGGTTCGGCTACGATTAAACAAGAATCACAAAAACTAGCTGTTTCCATGTCTAATTTGTTGGGGAATTATCCTGGATATGAGGTTGAAGTAGCAGGTCATACGGATAATATCCCGATTCATCGAGCAGATTTTGAAACGAACTGGGATCTAAGCGCCAAGCGTGCAGTCAATTTTATGAAAATACTTCTGAATAACAGTAAAATTGAACCTGCTTCCTACTCTTCGGTCGGATTTGGCGAATACCGGCCGATCACAGAAAATAATACAACAGAAGGTAGAG
- the ptsP gene encoding phosphoenolpyruvate--protein phosphotransferase, whose product MTKRLTGIAASPGIAIAKAFRLNNDHYETAPEKVADALIEVERFRKAIEEAKLELEEIKDLTEQRMGAAKAEIFEAHLMLLEDPDYIDAIIEGIEGEGLNAEYKLHEVARSFIEVLSSMDNELLRERASDVRDVTGRIMSRLRGVSYAAISAINEPCILIAEDLTPSDTAQLNLDYVLGFVTEIGSRTSHSAIMARSLEVPAIVGAGAAAVEIKTGTMIIMDAVEGAVLIAPSDEEVESYQARKAAYDQRRVELRKLLDRPTISADGHRVELAANIGSVEDLQKVLANGAEGIGLFRTEFLYMGRNALPSEEEQFQVYKHVLERMDNKPVVIRTLDIGGDKELPYMKLPVESNPFLGLRAVRLCLSKQDLFRTQLRALLRASSYGQLKIMFPMIAVVDELLAAKQLLQEEKEKLVLEGIAVSETIEVGIMIEVPAAALAADFLAKESDFFSIGTNDLIQYTMAADRMNETVSYLYQPCHPAILRLIQMVIQAAAKEGKWVGMCGEMAGDETAIPILLGMGLHEFSMSASSILPARALIKQTSHRDWAGYTEQILSLSSQSQIKQFVEQKTRSDLK is encoded by the coding sequence ATGACAAAACGACTAACCGGCATTGCTGCTTCCCCCGGCATTGCGATAGCGAAAGCTTTTCGGCTGAACAATGATCATTACGAAACTGCCCCAGAGAAAGTGGCAGACGCTCTTATAGAAGTAGAACGTTTCCGCAAAGCTATCGAAGAAGCAAAACTAGAGTTAGAAGAGATTAAAGATTTGACCGAGCAGCGTATGGGTGCAGCAAAAGCTGAAATTTTTGAGGCACATTTGATGCTTTTGGAAGATCCGGATTATATCGATGCTATTATCGAAGGGATTGAAGGCGAAGGCTTGAATGCTGAATATAAGCTGCATGAAGTAGCAAGGAGCTTCATCGAAGTGCTTAGCTCCATGGATAACGAGCTGCTCCGGGAACGCGCTAGTGATGTGCGTGACGTCACTGGCCGGATTATGAGCCGACTTCGTGGTGTCTCTTATGCAGCGATCTCGGCTATTAACGAGCCTTGTATTTTGATAGCCGAAGACTTGACGCCATCTGATACCGCACAGTTAAATCTAGATTATGTGCTTGGCTTTGTAACGGAGATCGGCAGCCGTACTTCTCATTCGGCGATCATGGCTCGCTCGCTTGAGGTGCCAGCTATTGTTGGAGCAGGAGCAGCGGCAGTGGAAATCAAAACGGGCACCATGATTATTATGGATGCCGTAGAGGGCGCCGTACTCATCGCTCCAAGCGATGAAGAGGTAGAGAGCTACCAAGCCCGCAAAGCGGCATATGATCAGCGTAGAGTCGAACTGCGCAAGCTGCTTGATCGACCTACGATCTCAGCAGATGGTCACCGTGTAGAACTGGCTGCCAACATAGGCAGTGTTGAAGATTTACAGAAGGTATTAGCTAACGGGGCGGAAGGTATCGGTTTGTTTCGGACGGAATTCCTTTATATGGGACGCAACGCTCTACCGAGTGAAGAGGAGCAGTTCCAGGTCTATAAGCACGTGTTGGAACGCATGGACAATAAACCTGTCGTTATACGTACACTCGATATAGGTGGAGATAAAGAACTCCCGTACATGAAGCTCCCTGTTGAAAGTAATCCATTCCTTGGCTTGCGAGCGGTTCGTTTATGTCTGAGCAAGCAGGATCTGTTTCGTACACAGCTAAGGGCGCTTCTGAGAGCAAGCAGCTATGGACAATTGAAAATCATGTTCCCGATGATTGCCGTTGTGGATGAGCTGCTGGCTGCTAAGCAATTGCTTCAAGAAGAGAAAGAGAAGCTTGTTCTAGAAGGAATTGCCGTCTCTGAAACCATAGAGGTCGGTATTATGATTGAAGTGCCGGCTGCAGCGCTAGCAGCGGATTTCTTGGCGAAAGAGTCCGATTTCTTCAGTATTGGAACGAATGATCTTATCCAGTACACAATGGCGGCAGATCGGATGAACGAGACCGTTTCTTACTTATACCAACCTTGCCATCCCGCTATTTTGCGATTAATTCAAATGGTTATACAGGCAGCTGCAAAAGAAGGGAAATGGGTTGGCATGTGTGGAGAAATGGCCGGTGACGAAACCGCCATACCGATTCTTCTCGGCATGGGACTCCATGAATTTAGTATGAGTGCCAGCTCGATTTTGCCGGCAAGAGCCTTAATTAAACAAACTTCACATAGGGATTGGGCAGGCTACACGGAGCAGATTTTATCCTTGAGCAGCCAATCCCAGATTAAACAATTCGTAGAACAGAAGACAAGGAGTGACTTGAAATGA
- a CDS encoding MarR family winged helix-turn-helix transcriptional regulator yields MTTEHGKPYDSPGFHLWQVTNLWQKNLRYALHDLDLTHVQFILLATTEWLNSQSPLEDVTQVQIAMHSHMDPMMASQVLRNLEKKGFLIRKEHPTDTRAKSISLTPAGERLISKAIDIVEQADRRFFSKLGQEQETLASLLRSLGSMTTHEN; encoded by the coding sequence ATGACAACGGAACACGGAAAGCCCTATGATAGTCCAGGATTTCATCTTTGGCAGGTTACGAATCTATGGCAAAAAAATCTTCGCTATGCCCTGCATGATTTGGATCTCACGCATGTTCAATTTATTTTGCTGGCAACCACAGAGTGGTTAAATTCTCAATCTCCTCTCGAGGATGTGACACAGGTTCAAATTGCCATGCATTCGCATATGGATCCCATGATGGCATCACAAGTACTTCGTAACTTAGAAAAGAAAGGTTTCCTCATTCGCAAGGAACATCCGACGGACACGCGGGCCAAATCAATCTCTTTAACTCCAGCTGGAGAGAGGTTGATATCCAAGGCAATAGACATAGTCGAGCAAGCCGATCGCCGTTTTTTTTCTAAACTGGGGCAAGAACAGGAAACGTTGGCAAGCTTGTTGAGATCTTTAGGAAGCATGACAACTCATGAAAATTAG
- a CDS encoding HPr family phosphocarrier protein → MISQTFTVLNPSGFHARPTKVFVQKVGTFPCKVNVIKGEKKVNGKSSLSMLTLGIQQNDEVTLEVDGEQEEQAIKELGALLTYIFEE, encoded by the coding sequence ATGATATCTCAAACATTTACTGTCCTAAATCCATCCGGCTTTCATGCCCGTCCGACGAAAGTATTCGTTCAGAAGGTTGGCACATTCCCTTGCAAAGTGAATGTGATCAAAGGCGAAAAGAAGGTCAACGGCAAAAGCTCGCTTAGTATGCTGACACTCGGCATTCAACAGAATGACGAAGTAACATTGGAAGTGGACGGCGAGCAAGAGGAGCAGGCAATCAAAGAGCTAGGGGCGCTGCTGACTTACATCTTCGAAGAATAA
- a CDS encoding PTS sugar transporter subunit IIA: MTILSTNKIKLNAKPKDKFEAIRMAGQLLVDAGHASAAYIDKMLEREQTLSTYMGNGLAIPHGTQDSKSLILSTGLSIVQIPEGVDFGEGEKANLVIGIAAAGSDHLDILTNVAMICSEDENIELIMKAATPEEMVKIFESGMAS; encoded by the coding sequence ATGACGATCTTATCAACGAATAAAATTAAACTAAACGCTAAGCCCAAGGATAAATTCGAGGCCATTCGGATGGCAGGCCAACTACTAGTAGATGCAGGTCATGCGTCAGCTGCATATATCGATAAAATGCTGGAACGAGAACAAACTTTGTCCACCTATATGGGAAATGGTCTGGCCATCCCGCACGGTACGCAGGATTCCAAATCATTGATTTTATCGACAGGATTGTCGATCGTGCAAATTCCGGAGGGTGTGGATTTCGGTGAAGGCGAAAAAGCCAACCTAGTCATCGGTATTGCAGCCGCGGGTAGTGATCATCTGGATATCTTAACGAATGTTGCGATGATTTGTTCCGAAGATGAGAACATAGAGCTGATCATGAAAGCGGCGACGCCTGAAGAAATGGTGAAAATTTTCGAAAGCGGGATGGCGTCATGA